In Uranotaenia lowii strain MFRU-FL chromosome 2, ASM2978415v1, whole genome shotgun sequence, one genomic interval encodes:
- the LOC129748392 gene encoding ATP-binding cassette sub-family G member 1-like produces MLGTVRNFMLTVLRIFAHILFAIVVGIVYYDIGNDGAKVISNIALVMLSLLFIVFTNSMTVVLTYPLEMAVFIREYKSNCYSTAAYFFSKIVADFPMLIIGLTAFQLIANYLTGQSDEPIRMLTLWTMCFLVGWFAQVYGMLGGSLFPIEVSPFIIPVTLVPTVLFCGFFIRYDELPAAFRPLTFISPLRFAFEGIAMSYYGFDRKDLDCSEIFCYYRKPQKILEMLDMEESNYWVDLGGLIGCIFVLHVALFASLRWKVR; encoded by the exons ATGCTGGGGACAGTTCGCAATTTTATGCTCACCGTGCTAAGGATCTTTGCACATATCCTGTTCGCCATCGTGGTAGGAATTGTGTATTACGACATCGGAAACGATGGAGCCAAAGTGATATCCAACATCGCACTGGTGATGCTCTCGCTTCTATTCATCGTTTTCACCAACTCGATGACGGTTGTCTTAACTT ATCCCCTCGAGATGGCCGTCTTCATACGGGAGTACAAAAGCAACTGCTACTCTACGGCTGCCTATTTCTTTTCGAAAATCGTGGCCGATTTTCCGATGTTGATCATCGGTTTAACAGCATTCCAGTTGATTGCCAACTACTTAACCGGGCAATCGGACGAACCTATCCGGATGCTAACCCTATGGACTATGTGCTTTCTGGTAGGGTGGTTTGCTCAGGTTTACGGGATGCTCGGGGGAAGCCTTTTCCCCATCGAGGTTAGCCCCTTCATCATTCCGGTTACGTTGGTTCCGACGGTGCTGTTTTGTGGATTCTTCATCCGATACGATGAGTTGCCGGCGGCTTTTCGTCCATTGACTTTCATTTCGCCGTTACGATTTGCCTTTGAAGGGATCGCCATGTCGTACTACGGGTTCGATCGGAAGGATTTGGATTGTAGCGAAATTTTCTGCTATTATCGAAAACCacagaaaattttggaaatgttgGATATGGAAGAGAGCAACTATTGGGTTGATTTGGGTGGGTTAATTGGTTGCATATTTGTGTTGCACGTTGCTTTATTTGCTAGCTTACGTTGGAAAGTACGatag